A genomic window from Brevibacillus agri includes:
- a CDS encoding energy-coupling factor transporter transmembrane component T family protein, protein MSAEFELTRNITIGQYLPTASVVHRLDPRFKLGAFAIMIVAIAICNTYVGNLFALAICLWLFHVSKIPLHYGISGIKPAVPFIVILAIMQLLFYGEIANGGTIYFQYGFITISSESIRLVIVSAMRFVEVIFLSSVLTLSTSTTELTHGMERLLGPLEKVKFPVHAFALIITIAIRFVPTFAMEMEKMMKAQASRGADFGTGEWWRIVQRTKDMFPIIIPLFNVALSRAEDLILAMEARCYTPGAARTRYTQYKAKGGDYAALLASVVISAIMLGIPW, encoded by the coding sequence ATGTCAGCGGAATTTGAATTGACGCGCAATATTACCATCGGACAGTATTTGCCGACTGCTTCTGTCGTGCATCGGCTGGACCCGCGGTTCAAGCTCGGCGCTTTTGCCATCATGATCGTCGCGATCGCCATCTGCAATACATATGTGGGCAACCTGTTTGCGCTGGCGATCTGCCTGTGGCTGTTCCACGTATCGAAAATCCCGCTGCACTACGGCATCTCCGGGATCAAGCCGGCCGTTCCGTTCATCGTTATTTTGGCGATCATGCAGCTTTTGTTTTACGGCGAGATCGCAAACGGCGGCACGATCTACTTCCAGTACGGCTTCATCACCATATCGAGCGAGAGCATCCGGCTCGTCATCGTCTCCGCCATGCGCTTTGTCGAGGTGATTTTTCTCTCCAGCGTGCTGACGCTCTCCACCTCGACGACGGAACTGACGCACGGGATGGAGCGGCTGCTCGGTCCGTTGGAAAAAGTCAAGTTTCCGGTCCATGCGTTTGCGCTCATCATCACCATCGCCATTCGCTTCGTCCCGACGTTTGCGATGGAGATGGAAAAAATGATGAAGGCACAGGCGTCCCGCGGCGCCGACTTCGGCACAGGCGAGTGGTGGCGGATCGTGCAGCGGACGAAAGACATGTTTCCGATCATCATCCCGTTGTTCAACGTGGCGCTGTCCAGAGCCGAAGACCTGATTTTGGCGATGGAAGCGAGATGCTATACGCCAGGTGCGGCCCGGACGCGCTATACCCAGTACAAGGCGAAAGGCGGCGATTATGCCGCACTGCTGGCAAGCGTGGTCATTTCCGCAATCATGTTGGGAATACCGTGGTAG